In Panulirus ornatus isolate Po-2019 chromosome 13, ASM3632096v1, whole genome shotgun sequence, the genomic window GATGATGTAATCATCTCGAAGCTGATGGGAAGAAACTGGCAAAGGAGACACTGCTGCCAACTCTTTACCACGTCTTTTAGACtgagttggttaggttaggttaggttaggttaggttaggtttggttaggttaggttaggctaggttaggttaggttaggttaggtttggttaggttaggttgggttaggttaggctaggttaggtttggttagactCCTTTCTTAACCTACCCGGATGCAGCAGCATCTAATCTATAGTAAAACAGTAGTCAGATTTGCTGTTAAGTGAATGAAAAACTGAACTGGTTGCGTCAGGGGAATGACTGTGTACATAACGCTTGGTCGGTTTATTCAACAGGAGATTCGTTGTGTTTCACGTCCAACTTAATTTAATCACCGTCATTAGATTATCAGCCATGGTTAATCTGTATGTATATTGCTGGCAACAAGAGATAAACTTTATTATTCTGAAAATAATTTCCTTTTCAATCAAAATCTGCATACGTAAGCTAAGTCCATTATACTACGAATAATTCATGGCCTTTAGCGagtttccatcatatatatatatatatatatatatatatatatatatatatatatatatatatatatatatatatatatatatatatatatatatatatatatatatatatatacatcacaactggcagaaacagaaagaatgaaatatattgCTAAACATTCCTATGTGTCAATGGATTTGTAGGTTGTGTTGTGAAACAATAGCAGTCATTGTTAAGGTTGTGAATTTCCTATGAGAAACGACAGGAGAATGTGACCAGAAGTGTTCACTTCCCCACAAAAATCTGTAACacgttgtgagagagagagagagagagagagagagagagagagagagagagagagagagagagagagagagagagagagagagagagagagagagagagagagagagagagagagagagacgtgctgtGGTGTGTGATAACTTGTTTAGCTGAAGAGTGATTCACTTACCCAGCTGTTCAGATTTCCCAAACCAGTTTGACAAGAAACAaattttctatctgtctatcgagagagagagagagagagagagagagagagagagagagagagagagagagagagagagagagagagagagagagagattttgcatGCACCAATGATCTGCAGACAGTGATATCAATGCACTTAAATCTGGTGCCTGACGGTGTGGTTGTGATGAACATATCTAAAAAACAAACAATCTATACCATTAAATTCATTCTTCTCTCCATGTAGTCACATCAAACCCTTtacaaaaaaagatgtaaaaagtaACGAAAGAGTTAAAACATATTTTGTACATATCAAAGCTAACGTTAAAGCATTAGTTGAGGAAGTAAGTGAGGAGAGTGATATGCTGGGTGAGTGAGTATATTGTATATGCCAGACAATTGAGTTAGACTTTGTATATGTAGAGTGCTGAAATGAAAGTCCTTGGATTTTATGCAATATATAAATTTTGGGTTATACTGCATAGCAATGTTATGAAATTGTATCATAAATGATTCTGAACCCAAACGAGAAACATGTTGTGTGGGAACAACGCTAGATAAAGGATTTGAATTTAATTTGGGAACACAGAGGTAAAGTATGTCATAACTCAATTTGATGCTTAGTATTTTGACCCAATACCACTGTACATATGCTGAGTACTGTGGCCCATCATGAATGTACATATGCTGAGTACTGTGACCCAACATGGCTGTACGtatgctaaatatatatatatatatatatatatatatatatatatatatatatatatatatatatatatatatatatatatatatatatatatatatatatatatatatatattgagtagtAAGTACACCACGACTCACTTTGAGAACGAGACCCACACTTTTATTTGGAGGGCTAagtgccaccctcctcctcagctgACGGTGCAAGACACTCGACTCAAGGGGATGTCAGTTGGCAGGAAATTCTTTTAAAACGAAAACATTTATTTACCAATAGAATTCTTTTATTCACCTCAAGAGGATTGATTCGTCCCAAGTATCTGGCCTCTTTATGAGGATATTCCCCGAGAATTTGGTCTATTCAAAAGGATATTCCTCAAGTATTCGGTGTCTTTTTCATAAAGACGTTTGTTGATGTTCGTTCGCTGCTACATGTAGCAACTCTTGCGCTACGTATGATATCCAAATACAATAGTCACCTCTTCAACACGATAGAACAACCACagtgcacgtcggtacgacccttgagcacgacgagacgatccttgggtacgacggtctGGCCCTTGACCTACTTCtgaagggtcaggccaaaggctaGACCATCACACTTAAGGgccgcttcgtcgtgctcaagggttgtgccttcgtgttcaaaggtcgtaccgctatGTTCAAGGGCTCGTATTGTCGTAAAGTGACTCACTTGCGTGTCTCCAGACCATCCCTCACAATGAGACAACGGTAACTTCCCACGGTAGGTCTCGCTCCCTCAGGGAAGGCGTGACGGGTTGCGACACAGAAAAAGACACAGAAAACCTTCGTGTGGACTAGAACCTTTATCTCAGTGGCCATGATGGATGAGACGGGGATACTACAACAGTGTCGCAGTGCGAGTTACACTGTGAAATACCCGTTGCGGTCTGCCTCCTGAGCCATGTTTTCCGCGCACTGGGCGACGGGAAATTAACAGAAACATCAGGAAATCCATCTTTCTTCTAAAGTCCATTTAGGAAAAGTCTTAAAGTTTCTTCCCGACATGAGAGAGGACGGGTGGAAGGATGCACTTTTTGGTGACGGAGGAAGTGTGGGAAACAGCAGAGATGGCATCGAGCCGCAAGACAAGGTCTCGCTGGAATCTTAACCCTCGATTTCACATTAACGGAATATACAATTCTCACTGTCTGATTCTCACTGTCTGATTCTCACTGTCTGATTCTCGCTGTCTGATTCTCACTGTCTAATTTTCATTGCATAATTCTCATTATATAATTCTTACTGTTTAAATTTCATTATATGATTCCCACTGTATAAGTCTCAATCTTCATTAACTATCTTCACTTTTGTCTTCACGTTTGTTAGAAAGATAAACACAGGAAATACTGGTGTTCTAGGTCAGTCTCTGCAGCTTcatggtatatgtgtatataatctTATGTATTTCTTGTTAAAAAATTCCAGATGATGATTCCATGTGTACTTTGTGTACATCATCTTATAATAAAGTTTTGATAAAACCTCTAGACTTCTTACTTCAAGATTCATTTCACTTCAACAAATTATTTTTCATCACTAAGTGTCCAACATGATCTATATCAGAGAGGCAGTAACATTATGTATGAACGACTCGTACATATTCACAGATGTAATTCTAAAGTCTCTACATATAAACCATGTTAAAGTCTCCACATATGAACCATGTTAAAGAAATCAGCATGTAAACGTACTTGCCGTTGACTGCAACTTGCTTACACGACGAGCATCATGTGTGAGTGTGGCAGGAGAAGTAGAGATGGAGAGAATAAACAACATTGCTTTAAATTGCCAAAATCTTTCCCCATTTTTATTGAGATGGTCTTACTCAAGGCTGGGACTGTCTCTCGCCATAGTTCAAATACACTCGACTGCACCTTCCATCTACAAGTACAGTGCACCATCAGTTTCAAGCTATCTAAAGGTGAAATCAAAATAAATGCATTTTCGGTTACCATTGCAGAACTGCAGGATGTTCCAACTAGCAACTCTGGCGAGGAGGGTTGTACGCTCGCAGGAGGGTACGCCAGCACACGACACTGTTTGTAGCAGTCGTGGCACCGCGCCGTCTCATAATGGATGGAACACGTAAAAACCAGAGCAAACAATGCCGTGCGTACTCCTTATGGTCATAGTTAAATGAAACAGGTAAACAAGAAATAGAGAAAACATTAAGAATGCAGGTAGATGTAGGGATGAAACGCAAGgaagtaaacagatgaagaaggggtGAGGGTGCCTCTACAGCTGGTGTAAGACACTGATGGTAGTACTGCCACAGTTAACGTAGAGGGCCTTATTCATTCTTGGTTAGCTTGCAAATGTAGGGGTGACGGTCAGAGCAGTGGACGTCACGCATGTAGTAGCGCATTTCGGAGTCCATGACGGCGCAGTGTTCCCAAGGTTCGTTGTTATGCTCGTGGCTGGGCTGGCCCGAGGCCCAGTAAGGCGGGCCTCCTGGCACGAGCTGCCCGTCCACCCACGTCCACTCCTCCTGTCCCGACACGTCTTCCGCCCCAACCCAGTAGCTGTTGACGGACTCTGTAGGAGCACAGTATAAAACGTGATGGCTCTCTTAACGATGGTAGGACTGGCAAGGCCCATAACGACCTGTAAGGCCAATTGGAGCCATAAGATTATAACGGATATATGTTTTGTACACAACAATTGATGTTGTCAATTAGCTAGAGATGGATCATTTGAAGCTAAGAAGATTCTGGGGCTCAACAGCTATCTCCGGCACTCACCAGTATGGTCTCTAAGGCATCATTCATCAATGAGGTCTGACAACTCACCGTCGGCCACCAGAGTGGGTTGGGATaatccatggcttaccccagggcTTGGCCTTAGGGTCGCGTTTATTCTTGCCGCACGCTTCAACCTATGAGTGTGGCCTCTGATACTCACTTTCGGCTTCTGTAATTCACCGTCGTGGCCTCATACTCACCGTCAGTCTCCGGGACTCATCGCCGTGGTCTGTCAGACTCACCGTCGGCCTCTAGATGGTGCGCCATATTTGTGAACTCCTCACAGTCGCTGGGGTAGTAGAGCATGCCGCTGTACTTATCATGATGCTCCCGGCACTTGGCTTCGGCGGAGCTCCATGACTCAGCGTGGGACTCGAACTTGTAGCAGTGCTTCCCGATCTGAGGGGGTCATGGGACCAGGGAGGAGTGGCTAAGTCAGTGACTGGGTGGTGTGAGTGAccttctctctccactctctctctatctctctaactctctcacaCTTTCTTTCAAAAACACACCTCCCCATCTCTACTTAGGATCCTAGGAGTatgtcaccatccacactacgATCATCAGACCTACGCTTTGCGTATCGggcgtgtgggtgaggaggagaatgTACAtgtgccgtttcctgtggggcggtgtGGTGTCGGGAACGGATGACGGCGagcaacatgtatatatacatgtgtatatatgtgcatgtatttgtatgtgtatgtatgtgtaagtgtatgtatatgtatatgtatgtatgtatgtatgtatgtatgtatgtatgtatgtatgtatgtatgtatgtatgtatatgtataagtacatgcatgtgcatatatgtatgtatatgagtatatgagcggatgtgcctttcctcgtctgtttcctggcgctaaggcgggaaacggtGTTCAGTtattatgcacatatatataacttttttcacTATTACCTTACTTACAActtactctatttttcatattaagAGCGAAGAATAACTGTCATTACCACCATATTTATTCGTCAATATTTCACCATCAAAAGACACACAACACTTCATTATTTCCCCCATAATCATTGACCGATTTTCCTTTATACTTCCACATAGTTAGGCATCAACGGTCATTAAGATACTCACCACAATTCCTTCGTGAGGGCAGTCCTCTCCAGGGCGAGGCTCGGGGTCGTGATGCGTTTGGAAGCCAGGATTAATGAGAGGCATGGAACACACCACACCCCTGaggaatcattatcattttatcattatcatcgtctttATCAATGCTTTTGttgtactactaccactactaataatgataatgataacaatgataataatagtaacaatgatgataacagttgTACTCTTAAATCAACCTCAACCTTCTAAACATTGTTGTTGCTATAGATTCATCAAGTTAGTAACTAGAAATTAGGTTAACGACCGAATTGCAAGAGCTAATTGCAATAGAGGATTTGCTGGTTATGTCGGCCTTGGTTTATATTTACACCAGTTAATTCACTGCAGATTTAGATCGTAACTGTAGATGTGCATCGTAGATGATAATGTAGTGTTATTCgcaatgagtgagaaaagacagCGGCAGAGATGCTACAGTTGACAACAATGTAGCGTGTTGCAGAAAGTAGATGTTCAAGATGCACAGATGCAATATAGTGTACCAGAAAAAATAGGATGCTCAGGACCAACACGAATGACGATCCCTCAGAACGAGATGTAAACTAATGATCATTATCGTCGTGGTAACGAGCGATTATCGGAACACTCACTTGCGCTGATCGCAGAGGGAGGGCACCAGCCTGTAGTAGTAGCCACCGTGGACGGAGGCGCAATCTTCGTTGTTGTCGTACTGCTCACTGTAGGCCCAGTAAGGGACGCCCGTCTGCAGGCTCTCCCCACTCAGCCACTGCCACATGTTGGGCGTGAAGAGCGTGTGTGCTCCGACCCAGAACGAGCTGTTGACGTTGGCTGAAGGAGCAGGAGGAATGTATGGAACACAGGCGCCAATGAGGAACGATCGGGAATATGTACTCTCACTGCAGAAGTTACATTTAGTCTCCAGATATGTTCTCAAGCGCTGAGCTTTACCTCTGTAACACATCGTCAGTAACGCAGTCAGGAATACAGCGTTACAATAGAACGTTATTGTGATAGATACTTTGATGTCACAACTCTTCTCTCGATGACAGCCCGAGCATGACGGACCTCGTGCGATGTTCCTACAGTCCCACCGCTTCAACCAGATACCTCCCGGCCCTCCCTGCTATCCTACATATGatattcccagatatcttaacATCTGAGCCACTAATCTTAAGCGTTGTCCTACTCTGATATCACCCAACATCCTGCCTACCAGCTCGTATCCTTAGATGTTATCATACTCAAACATCAGTCATCATCCGGTGTGTTAGTTCTCACCATTAGATGATATTTTACGCACTGCCCAGCATCCAGTCTCCTGGCCTCTACTCTTTAAGGTCGTATTCAAATATTCATATAAACCCAAGCATCCTGTTACTC contains:
- the LOC139752662 gene encoding C-type mannose receptor 2-like, whose product is MTLKTLLLPLLLLLGTATLTSGQNCFHPFSEVGGQCLYLEYETLMSWQEARDYCRSMAGDGVEGDLASFPRCGDFTALARHLAFNANVNSSFWVGAHTLFTPNMWQWLSGESLQTGVPYWAYSEQYDNNEDCASVHGGYYYRLVPSLCDQRKGVVCSMPLINPGFQTHHDPEPRPGEDCPHEGIVIGKHCYKFESHAESWSSAEAKCREHHDKYSGMLYYPSDCEEFTNMAHHLEADESVNSYWVGAEDVSGQEEWTWVDGQLVPGGPPYWASGQPSHEHNNEPWEHCAVMDSEMRYYMRDVHCSDRHPYICKLTKNE